In Phyllopteryx taeniolatus isolate TA_2022b chromosome 13, UOR_Ptae_1.2, whole genome shotgun sequence, the following are encoded in one genomic region:
- the hspa4l gene encoding heat shock 70 kDa protein 4L, translating to MSVVGIDVGFLNCYIAVARSGGIETIANEYSDRCTPACVSFAAKNRIIGNAAKSQVITNFKNTVHGFKKFHGRAFDDPFVQAEKNKLPYSLHKLADGTTGLKVRYLDEDKVFTVQQITGMLLSKLKETSEGALKKPVVDCVVSVPCFFTDAERRSVLDATQIAGLNCLRLINDTTAVALAYGIYKQDLPSPEEKPRNVVFVDMGHSSYQVAITSFNKGKLKVLATAFDPYLGGRNFDEALVNYFCEEFKVKYKLHVRDNPRAVLRLHQECEKLKKLMSANSSDLPLNIECFMNDIDVSSRMNRGHFEEICAQYLMRVEIPLKAALEHSKLSRDDICSVEIVGGATRMPTIKDRIAKFFGKDVSTTLNADEAVARGSALQCAILSPAFKVREFSITDAVPFPITLRWKSPTEDGVGECEVFSKNHAAPFSKVITFHKKEPFDLEAFYSCPQDLPYPDCRIGCFSVQNVVPQPDGDSSKVKVKVRFNVHGIFSVSSASLIEKQKGEGEDMQIDTEPLVQNEGRAEEQTKMQVDQEVQSQGDQPDEDNTHINKEGAGGGGDKQDPATVAESKAKVKVKGADLPIVASNMRQLDSEVLCNFVQFERQMIVQDKQVKEANDAKNAVEEYVYDLRNKLCGIYDKYITQEDSNRLTLLLEDTENWLYEEGEDQPKDVYVEKLDALKRLGQPIQDRHREHEDRPKAFEELGKRLQCYMKFLDSYKQKDERYLHLAAEDVSTVEKCLNDSMVWMNSQINVQSKLAITQDPVVKVADIIAKIQEVQDVCTAVIDRSKPTVEETHEVIDQNSGAPNNGPTANQSPDGTGDAKGSQHTKHTAKEMEVD from the exons ATGTCAGTGGTCGGCATTGATGTGGGTTTCCTAAACTGCTACATCGCCGTGGCCAGGAGCGGTGGCATCGAGACCATCGCCAACGAATACAGTGACAGATGCACGCC GGCTTGTGTCTCTTTTGCCGCCAAAAACCGCATCATTGGAAATGCAGCCAAGAGTCAA GTGATAACAAACTTCAAAAATACAGTCCATGGCTTCAAAAAGTTCCATGGCAGAGCATTCGATGACCCCTTTGTgcaagcagaaaaaaacaaactaccTTACAGTTTGCATAAACTGGCTGATGGAACCACTGGACTTAAG GTACGTTATTTGGACGAGGACAAGGTGTTCACAGTGCAGCAAATCACAGGAATGCTGCTCAGCAAGCTGAAGGAGACATCAGAGGGTGCCCTGAAGAAGCCTGTGGTGGACTGCGTCGTGTCT GTCCCCTGCTTTTTTACAGATGCTGAGCGGCGATCCGTGTTGGATGCAACACAAATAGCAGGTCTCAACTGTTTAAGGCTAATAAACGACACCACCGCAG tgGCATTAGCCTATGGGATCTACAAACAGGACCTTCCCAGTCCAGAAGAGAAGCCTCgcaatgttgtgtttgtggACATGGGACATTCTTCTTACCAGGTCGCCATCACGTCCTTCAACAAAGGCAAGCTCAAG GTCCTCGCCACGGCATTTGACCCCTATCTGGGCGGGCGCAATTTTGACGAGGCCTTGGTGAATTACTTCTGCGAGGAGTTCAAAGTCAAGTACAAGCTGCACGTACGTGACAACCCGAGGGCTGTGCTGCGACTGCATCAGGAGTGTGAGAAGCTCAAGAAGCTCATGAGTGCCAACTCCTCAGACCTGCCCCTCAACATTGAGTGCTTCATGAATGACATTGACGTTTCCAGCAGGATGAACAG GGGCCATTTTGAAGAGATATGCGCCCAGTATTTAATGCGGGTAGAGATACCGCTGAAGGCCGCCCTCGAACATTCAA AGCTGAGCCGGGACGACATCTGCTCCGTGGAAATAGTCGGAGGTGCGACCAGAATGCCGACCATCAAAGACCGAATTGCCAAGTTCTTTGGCAAAGACGTCAGCACAACGCTCAACGCTGATGAAGCTGTCGCCAGAGGCTCTGCCCTTCAG tGTGCAATCTTGTCTCCAGCTTTTAAAGTGCGCGAGTTCTCCATCACCGATGCGGTTCCCTTCCCCATTACTCTGCGCTGGAAATCACCAACAGAGGATGGAGTCGG aGAGTGTGAGGTGTTCAGTAAGAATCATGCTGCCCCTTTTTCCAAAGTGATCACCTTCCATAAGAAGGAGCCTTTTGACCTAGAAGCCTTTTACAGCTGCCCTCAAGACCTTCCATATCCAGATTGTAGGATAG GATGCTTTTCAGTACAGAATGTGGTGCCCCAGCCAGATGGAGACAGCTCCAAAGTGAAGGTCAAGGTGCGCTTTAATGTACATGGGATCTTCAGTGTGTCCAGTGCCTCTTTGATTGAGAAGCAGAAAGGAGAGGGTGAGGACATGCAGATTGACACAGAGCCACTTGTGCAGAATGAAGGCAGAGCAGAGGAACAG ACCAAAATGCAGGTAGATCAGGAAGTCCAAAGCCAGGGGGACCAGCCAGATGAAGACAACACTCACATCAATAAG GAGGGTGCTGGTGGTGGAGGGGACAAGCAGGATCCAGCAACAGTAGCAGAGAGCAAGGCCAAAGTGAAGGTGAAGGGTGCTGACCTGCCAATTGTGGCCAGCAATATGAGACAGCTTGACAGCGAGGTGCTTTGCAACTTTGTCCAGTTTGAG CGTCAGATGATCGTGCAGGACAAACAGGTGAAAGAAGCGAATGATGCTAAAAATGCTGTGGAAGAATACGTTTATGATCTCAGAAACAAACTCTGTGGCATCTATGACAAATATATCACACAGGAA GATAGCAACAGGTTGACATTGCTACTGGAGGACACTGAGAACTGGTTGTATGAGGAAGGGGAGGACCAACCCAAAGACGTCTACGTGGAAAAGCTGGATGCACTCAAG AGATTGGGTCAGCCTATTCAAGACCGGCACAGAGAGCATGAGGACCGGCCGAAGGCTTTTGAGGAGCTTGGCAAGAGGCTACAATGCTACATGAAGTTCTTGGACTCTTATAAACAGAag GATGAGCGTTATCTCCATTTGGCTGCAGAAGATGTCAGCACTGTGGAGAAGTGCTTGAACGACAGCATGGTGTGGATGAACAGCCAGATAAATGTGCAGAGTAAACTAGCCATCACTCAAGATCCTGTTGTCAAAGTAGCAGACATCATTGCTAAAATTCAG GAGGTGCAAGATGTATGTACTGCGGTGATCGATAGGTCTAAGCCCACAGTGGAGGAGACGCATGAGGTGATCGACCAAAACAGCGGCGCT
- the chmp3 gene encoding charged multivesicular body protein 3 isoform X2: MGLFGRTPEKPPKDLINEWTQKIRKESRTIDRQIRDIQREQEKVKRSIKDAAKKGQRDVCVILAKEMVQSKRAVTKLYSSKAHLNSVSLSMKNQLSLLRVAGSLQKSTEVMKAMQSLVKVPEIQATMRDLSKEMMKVPSAKPPAKSQTPCPRCPPGPPQPQRTSPRKTLKKCSPDWQRLGAKGLFV, translated from the exons ATGGGACTGTTCGGTAGAACACCGGAGAAGCCACCGAAAGATCTG ATAAATGAGTGGACCCAGAAAATCAGGAAGGAATCAAGAACAATCGACAGACAAATTCGAG ATATTCAAAGGGAACAGGAAAAAGTGAAGAGATCCATTAAAGATGCTGCCAAAAAGGGTCAGAGGGACGTCTGTGTGATCCTCGCTAAGGAGATGGTTCAGTCAAAACGAGCCGTCACAAAGCTCTACTCTTCTAAAGCCCACCTCAACTCAGTATCACTCAGCATGAAGAATCAGCTTT caTTATTGCGTGTAGCTGGGTCCCTGCAGAAGAGCACAGAGGTGATGAAAGCCATGCAGAGTCTCGTCAAAGTCCCAGAGATACAGGCCACCATGCGAGATCTATCGAAGGAGATGATGAAG GTGCCCTCGGCAAAGCCCCCAGCAAAGTCACAGACGCCCTGCCCGAGATGCCCTCCGGGGCCACCGCAGCCTCAGAGGACGAGTCCGAGGAAGACATTGAAGAAATGCAGTCCAGATTGGCAGCGCTTAGGAGCTAAGGGGCTTTTTGTTTGA
- the chmp3 gene encoding charged multivesicular body protein 3 isoform X3, translating into MVQSKRAVTKLYSSKAHLNSVSLSMKNQLSLLRVAGSLQKSTEVMKAMQSLVKVPEIQATMRDLSKEMMKAGIIEEMLEDTFESMEDGEDMEEAAEEEVDRILFEITAGALGKAPSKVTDALPEMPSGATAASEDESEEDIEEMQSRLAALRS; encoded by the exons ATGGTTCAGTCAAAACGAGCCGTCACAAAGCTCTACTCTTCTAAAGCCCACCTCAACTCAGTATCACTCAGCATGAAGAATCAGCTTT caTTATTGCGTGTAGCTGGGTCCCTGCAGAAGAGCACAGAGGTGATGAAAGCCATGCAGAGTCTCGTCAAAGTCCCAGAGATACAGGCCACCATGCGAGATCTATCGAAGGAGATGATGAAG GCGGGGATCATTGAGGAAATGCTAGAGGACACATTTGAGAGCATGGAAGATGGAGAGGACATGGAAGAGGCGGCGGAGGAGGAAGTTGACAGGATCCTCTTTGAGATCACAGCAG GTGCCCTCGGCAAAGCCCCCAGCAAAGTCACAGACGCCCTGCCCGAGATGCCCTCCGGGGCCACCGCAGCCTCAGAGGACGAGTCCGAGGAAGACATTGAAGAAATGCAGTCCAGATTGGCAGCGCTTAGGAGCTAA
- the chmp3 gene encoding charged multivesicular body protein 3 isoform X1 produces MGLFGRTPEKPPKDLINEWTQKIRKESRTIDRQIRDIQREQEKVKRSIKDAAKKGQRDVCVILAKEMVQSKRAVTKLYSSKAHLNSVSLSMKNQLSLLRVAGSLQKSTEVMKAMQSLVKVPEIQATMRDLSKEMMKAGIIEEMLEDTFESMEDGEDMEEAAEEEVDRILFEITAGALGKAPSKVTDALPEMPSGATAASEDESEEDIEEMQSRLAALRS; encoded by the exons ATGGGACTGTTCGGTAGAACACCGGAGAAGCCACCGAAAGATCTG ATAAATGAGTGGACCCAGAAAATCAGGAAGGAATCAAGAACAATCGACAGACAAATTCGAG ATATTCAAAGGGAACAGGAAAAAGTGAAGAGATCCATTAAAGATGCTGCCAAAAAGGGTCAGAGGGACGTCTGTGTGATCCTCGCTAAGGAGATGGTTCAGTCAAAACGAGCCGTCACAAAGCTCTACTCTTCTAAAGCCCACCTCAACTCAGTATCACTCAGCATGAAGAATCAGCTTT caTTATTGCGTGTAGCTGGGTCCCTGCAGAAGAGCACAGAGGTGATGAAAGCCATGCAGAGTCTCGTCAAAGTCCCAGAGATACAGGCCACCATGCGAGATCTATCGAAGGAGATGATGAAG GCGGGGATCATTGAGGAAATGCTAGAGGACACATTTGAGAGCATGGAAGATGGAGAGGACATGGAAGAGGCGGCGGAGGAGGAAGTTGACAGGATCCTCTTTGAGATCACAGCAG GTGCCCTCGGCAAAGCCCCCAGCAAAGTCACAGACGCCCTGCCCGAGATGCCCTCCGGGGCCACCGCAGCCTCAGAGGACGAGTCCGAGGAAGACATTGAAGAAATGCAGTCCAGATTGGCAGCGCTTAGGAGCTAA